A genome region from Schlesneria paludicola DSM 18645 includes the following:
- a CDS encoding methylated-DNA--[protein]-cysteine S-methyltransferase — protein MNLYQDEFESPVGMIYIVSDGTKLRALDFEGHESRLHRLLAIHYGRYTIHSTRDTIGTMSRLKDYFDGDLQAGERLAMATNGTEFQQQVWAALRTIPAGTTVSYGMIANRIGRPNACRAVGLANGSNPIGIFVPCHRVIGANKSLTGYGGGLARKQWLLEHEGALTATCPQSSLFRESPQALERNVPAFPMR, from the coding sequence ATGAATCTCTATCAGGATGAATTCGAATCTCCCGTCGGCATGATCTATATCGTTTCCGACGGGACGAAGCTCCGCGCACTCGATTTCGAAGGGCACGAATCCCGGCTCCACCGGCTGCTGGCCATCCACTATGGCCGTTACACCATTCACTCCACCCGTGACACCATCGGCACAATGTCAAGGCTCAAAGATTACTTCGATGGCGATCTTCAAGCGGGTGAGCGGCTTGCGATGGCCACGAACGGAACCGAGTTTCAGCAACAAGTCTGGGCGGCCCTTCGAACTATTCCGGCTGGGACGACCGTCTCGTACGGCATGATCGCCAATCGAATTGGACGCCCTAACGCATGCCGCGCTGTTGGACTGGCTAATGGTTCAAATCCGATCGGAATCTTCGTCCCCTGCCACCGAGTCATCGGGGCCAACAAATCACTGACGGGCTATGGAGGAGGCCTCGCACGAAAGCAATGGCTTCTTGAACACGAAGGCGCCCTGACCGCCACCTGCCCCCAATCCAGCCTGTTTCGCGAAAGCCCCCAGGCCCTCGAAAGGAATGTTCCCGCGTTCCCGATGCGTTAG
- a CDS encoding formylglycine-generating enzyme family protein, protein MSRSCRLSIRIEQLQTRLCRGIFLSLCIAATLLIHVGALAAAEDIANLTEKLLDADENEFRDLFPKLKERRNAVINRLRTEVDVTFPSVDWPSNQVRERIVQRQANAAVALVKLESPLQVWPLLKHRSDSSLRTLLIHRLAVLQADVETITVHLYEEDDVSIQQALLLCLGEFGEGLPRHERASLIPKLKQMYRDELDAGLHAAVEWLLRRWKEEEWLTRTNGELASDRVERRRKIGEIQQRLGFPSDNAPAQWYINLQGQTMVVIPGPVEFQMGSPENEDGRQPNEIRHRVRIGHSFAIASTAVTVEQFLRFRREHHYDKNQAAVPTCPINLVTWYQAAEFCNWLSKREGISKDQWCYIPDDSDNYTKGMKVAENLGDRTGYRLPTEAEREYACRAGTETAYSFGRWEGPLDQYAWSKRNSDKRSHSVGLLKPNDWGIFDMHGNTYDWCQDRYLNDPTDFDHATKDTAELVDDADNRVLRGGSWTDPGWSIRSASRSDFAPNVPLGNVGFRVARTVKVAK, encoded by the coding sequence ATGTCGCGTTCGTGTCGGCTTTCAATTCGAATAGAGCAACTGCAAACGCGATTGTGCCGTGGCATTTTTCTGTCATTGTGCATTGCTGCCACGCTGTTGATACATGTGGGGGCATTGGCTGCGGCCGAAGACATCGCGAACTTGACCGAGAAGCTACTCGATGCTGATGAGAACGAGTTTCGTGATCTCTTTCCGAAGCTCAAAGAACGTCGCAATGCCGTGATCAACCGATTGCGTACTGAAGTGGATGTGACGTTCCCCAGTGTCGATTGGCCATCGAATCAAGTTCGAGAGCGGATCGTACAACGTCAGGCGAATGCCGCGGTGGCTCTTGTTAAGCTGGAGTCGCCGCTTCAGGTCTGGCCGCTGCTGAAGCACCGTTCTGACTCGAGCCTGCGGACGTTGCTCATTCATCGACTGGCGGTGCTGCAAGCAGACGTCGAGACGATCACCGTTCATCTGTATGAGGAAGACGATGTCTCGATCCAACAGGCTCTATTGCTGTGTCTGGGCGAGTTTGGTGAGGGACTGCCGCGACATGAACGGGCCAGCCTGATCCCAAAGCTCAAGCAGATGTATCGTGATGAGCTTGATGCGGGGCTTCATGCTGCCGTCGAATGGCTCCTTCGACGATGGAAAGAAGAAGAATGGCTGACGCGTACAAATGGCGAACTGGCGAGCGATCGAGTTGAGCGTCGGCGAAAAATCGGCGAGATCCAACAACGACTCGGGTTTCCGTCCGACAATGCTCCCGCTCAGTGGTACATCAATCTGCAGGGGCAGACGATGGTGGTGATTCCAGGACCGGTCGAGTTTCAGATGGGATCGCCCGAGAACGAAGACGGGCGTCAGCCCAACGAGATTCGGCATCGGGTGCGAATTGGGCACAGTTTCGCAATCGCTTCCACGGCAGTGACTGTGGAGCAGTTTCTACGGTTTCGCAGGGAGCATCACTATGACAAGAATCAAGCGGCCGTGCCGACCTGTCCAATCAATCTGGTGACCTGGTATCAGGCGGCGGAATTCTGCAATTGGCTCAGCAAGCGCGAGGGAATTTCGAAAGACCAGTGGTGTTACATCCCGGATGACTCGGACAACTACACCAAAGGAATGAAGGTCGCGGAAAATCTTGGCGATCGAACGGGCTACCGTCTTCCCACTGAAGCGGAACGCGAATACGCGTGTCGAGCGGGCACTGAGACGGCGTACTCCTTTGGACGCTGGGAAGGTCCCCTCGACCAATATGCCTGGAGCAAGAGAAATTCAGACAAGCGGTCGCACTCGGTTGGATTGCTCAAGCCGAATGATTGGGGCATTTTTGACATGCACGGCAATACGTACGATTGGTGTCAGGACCGATACTTGAATGATCCCACTGACTTCGATCATGCCACAAAAGATACCGCAGAATTGGTGGACGATGCCGACAATCGAGTCCTGCGCGGCGGCTCGTGGACCGATCCAGGGTGGAGTATTCGTTCCGCCTCCCGCTCCGATTTTGCGCCGAATGTTCCCTTGGGGAATGTCGGTTTTCGCGTGGCAAGGACGGTGAAAGTCGCGAAGTGA
- a CDS encoding ABC transporter permease, which produces MFNWWQTLGRRERSLFVLIILAAVLVTSIDRGFLSTTNLRDILVRGAPIAIVACGVMLVVVSGEIDISVGSLMALLAAVMGLSLSRDHAAWSSGLGLPLILGLGTLAGWATGVLVTVGRVPSIMVTLGLLTALRGLTTIIMRGGNIQNLPDGLTRWTKQGLFGLPLSIWTAGVVLAVTAWIIHRTALGRRIYAVGSSRQSAAMAGLSEGRLKRFVFAYTGFLTALATIVDVPRLPQIEAGIGNELELLVVTCVVVGGVSISGGRGSLTGVVLAIVLMTLIRPMLTFMAVGESGEKWTKAIQGLLILAAVVADHAFAAHSRREPT; this is translated from the coding sequence GCCGCCGTTCTTGTGACGAGCATCGATCGTGGATTCCTGTCGACAACAAACCTGCGTGACATTCTCGTTCGCGGCGCCCCGATAGCGATCGTGGCGTGCGGAGTGATGCTCGTTGTCGTCTCGGGGGAAATCGACATCTCGGTCGGTTCACTCATGGCCCTGCTGGCCGCCGTGATGGGACTGAGTCTCTCGCGCGATCATGCGGCTTGGTCGAGCGGATTGGGACTACCTCTGATCCTGGGATTGGGAACCCTGGCAGGATGGGCCACCGGTGTGCTGGTGACCGTGGGGCGAGTGCCCTCCATCATGGTGACACTCGGACTGCTGACGGCTCTCCGCGGCCTCACCACGATCATCATGCGCGGCGGGAATATTCAAAATCTTCCCGATGGACTAACACGCTGGACCAAGCAGGGGCTGTTCGGACTTCCGCTCAGTATCTGGACAGCCGGCGTTGTGCTGGCCGTCACCGCGTGGATCATTCATCGCACCGCGCTGGGTCGGCGGATTTACGCCGTCGGCAGCAGTCGACAGTCGGCCGCCATGGCGGGACTGTCGGAAGGACGACTCAAGCGTTTCGTCTTCGCCTACACCGGTTTCTTAACTGCCTTGGCGACGATCGTCGATGTCCCACGGCTGCCACAGATCGAAGCGGGAATCGGCAACGAACTGGAACTGCTTGTTGTCACCTGCGTCGTCGTCGGCGGTGTCTCGATTTCCGGTGGACGAGGTTCGCTGACAGGAGTCGTGCTCGCCATCGTGCTGATGACGCTGATTCGTCCAATGCTGACATTCATGGCAGTCGGAGAATCGGGTGAAAAATGGACCAAAGCCATTCAGGGACTGTTGATCCTCGCCGCCGTGGTCGCCGACCACGCATTTGCCGCACATTCACGGCGGGAGCCCACCTGA
- a CDS encoding ABC transporter permease: protein MHPGRTFREFGWWHEVVLLILLALLLAVAERLVPGFSNWSNQLYLSRHLWELALLTLGMTLIILTGGIDLSVGSIMGLCAVIFGMTFQWCQRTDVAALACLLTGTLAGALNGFLIARFQLHSLIVTLATFAAYRGIAEGLSQGKSYSQFGSAFSQLARSSVLGIPWPGYLFAVFTILCGVWLSLTPTGRYLYAIGYNERASRYSGISVDRIRRRLYMFSGFLAGLATVIYVSRFNTAKADDGKGFELDVITAVVVGGTSIFGGRGNLLGTVLGLLLIHEIRMFVGRYWGLDELKPIVIGILLIVSILASSTISRQDRT from the coding sequence ATGCACCCTGGACGAACATTTCGAGAGTTTGGCTGGTGGCATGAGGTCGTCTTGCTGATCCTGTTGGCGCTTCTGCTTGCCGTCGCCGAACGTCTGGTGCCCGGGTTCTCGAACTGGAGCAACCAGCTTTACCTGTCCCGTCATCTTTGGGAATTGGCCCTTCTGACGCTGGGAATGACTCTGATCATTCTCACCGGTGGAATCGATCTGTCGGTCGGATCGATCATGGGCCTATGTGCCGTTATCTTCGGAATGACGTTCCAGTGGTGTCAGCGAACCGACGTGGCCGCACTCGCATGTCTACTGACCGGCACATTGGCCGGCGCTCTGAATGGCTTTCTCATTGCCCGGTTTCAATTGCATTCATTGATCGTGACACTGGCCACGTTCGCCGCCTATCGCGGAATCGCCGAAGGGCTCAGCCAGGGGAAGTCGTATTCTCAGTTTGGCTCCGCCTTTTCTCAGCTGGCCCGTAGCAGCGTCCTTGGCATTCCCTGGCCAGGCTACCTCTTTGCCGTCTTTACGATTCTCTGCGGCGTCTGGCTGAGCCTGACGCCGACGGGGCGGTATCTCTACGCGATCGGCTACAACGAACGCGCCTCCAGGTATTCTGGGATCTCCGTCGATCGGATTCGCCGTCGACTCTACATGTTCTCGGGATTCCTGGCGGGATTGGCAACCGTGATCTATGTCTCACGGTTTAATACCGCGAAGGCCGACGATGGCAAAGGATTCGAACTGGATGTGATTACCGCCGTGGTAGTGGGCGGTACGAGTATCTTCGGTGGACGCGGCAACCTGCTGGGAACCGTCCTGGGCCTGCTTCTGATCCACGAGATACGGATGTTTGTCGGCCGCTATTGGGGACTGGACGAGCTCAAGCCAATCGTCATCGGGATTTTGCTCATCGTGTCGATCCTTGCGTCGAGCACCATTTCGCGCCAAGATCGAACGTAA
- a CDS encoding WD40 repeat domain-containing protein has protein sequence MAKQFPWDSRCFRPENNAKFGRVIGVIVVVKDCFSIEKSCRWSLVFVWGLFVAPGASLAQPQAAFDTFMVIDRGTALIGADGIEIVRLSKTAHATGALSPDGQWVVFVDSSSIDTGETLASRVVIQSRRNPVDQISVPMIWGRSGSSFQAMWAPNSQRVLICEQGRRNQGRTSAFRIYDLTTKSLVELECSLDQIPTEWSADGKRLLTSVDGRIAWVNMDGTGEPEFITSHFEAAFGAQLSPDGKRLLCMAGFRRPNEDRQPLRLSVVDMETKKRSFVDDPGEVQGYCWSPDGSRIAYTWQPTPEDSDETPFRETFLITCDVDGGHRKTVTSRKYDVSKVGLGRGETTIFFQVIAWR, from the coding sequence TTGGCCAAACAGTTCCCTTGGGACAGTCGCTGCTTTCGTCCTGAGAACAATGCGAAATTCGGTCGAGTGATCGGAGTGATTGTGGTGGTAAAGGACTGTTTTTCGATCGAGAAATCGTGTCGCTGGTCGTTGGTCTTCGTATGGGGTTTGTTCGTTGCTCCCGGTGCGAGTTTGGCCCAACCTCAAGCTGCTTTCGATACCTTCATGGTGATTGATCGAGGGACGGCATTAATCGGGGCGGACGGTATTGAGATCGTGCGGCTTAGCAAGACAGCTCATGCGACAGGCGCGTTGTCTCCGGACGGCCAGTGGGTTGTCTTTGTTGATTCTTCAAGCATCGATACGGGAGAGACCCTCGCCAGTCGAGTGGTGATTCAGTCCCGACGCAATCCTGTTGATCAAATATCGGTTCCGATGATTTGGGGAAGGTCGGGATCAAGTTTTCAAGCGATGTGGGCGCCAAATAGTCAGCGCGTCCTGATCTGTGAACAAGGCCGGCGCAATCAAGGTCGTACGAGTGCTTTTCGTATCTATGATCTGACAACAAAAAGCCTGGTCGAGTTGGAGTGTTCATTGGACCAGATACCAACCGAGTGGTCTGCGGACGGTAAACGCTTGTTGACGTCTGTCGACGGGCGGATTGCGTGGGTTAACATGGACGGAACGGGCGAGCCAGAATTCATCACATCCCATTTTGAAGCGGCGTTTGGTGCCCAACTATCGCCTGATGGTAAGCGATTGCTTTGCATGGCCGGATTCAGACGCCCGAACGAAGATCGTCAACCGCTTCGATTGAGTGTTGTCGACATGGAAACGAAAAAACGAAGTTTTGTCGATGATCCGGGTGAAGTGCAGGGTTACTGCTGGTCACCAGACGGATCGCGGATCGCCTACACCTGGCAACCCACACCTGAGGACTCGGACGAAACGCCGTTTCGCGAGACATTCCTGATCACGTGCGATGTCGATGGGGGGCATCGAAAAACAGTAACGAGCCGGAAATATGACGTGTCGAAAGTTGGCTTGGGACGTGGTGAGACAACAATCTTTTTTCAGGTCATCGCATGGCGATAG
- a CDS encoding substrate-binding domain-containing protein, translated as MHHTRFCFVLLSLCSIWSAGCGNSSSSSAPTTATGEKKIRICMLPKIKGISYFSSCYEGAKRAAAELPNVELIYDGPIDGDPKKQAEMIERWIVDKVDVICVAPSAPDVVANAMKDARAAGIHVITWDADGAVDSRQLFINQATPASIGKGMVAVMVDNVGGPDVTGDVVIVSSDPTSANQNAWIDVMKPALEATKLKLVTIKYPGENASNALADAQDVIKKYPNLKGIFGISSVSFPGAAEAVEQSGKGGQIMVTGLSTPTPMKRFIDSGTVKSIVLWNTLDLGYLTVRVAEGLATGKLKPSDSECDAGSLGSKPIVDGHVLLGDILVFTKDNIDQYNF; from the coding sequence ATGCATCACACGCGATTTTGCTTCGTCCTCTTAAGCCTTTGCTCGATCTGGTCCGCCGGATGCGGCAATTCCTCATCCTCCAGCGCGCCGACCACTGCCACCGGCGAAAAAAAGATTCGCATCTGCATGCTGCCAAAGATCAAAGGGATCAGCTATTTCTCGTCGTGTTACGAAGGAGCAAAACGCGCGGCCGCCGAGCTTCCAAACGTCGAACTCATTTATGATGGCCCGATTGATGGCGATCCAAAGAAACAGGCGGAAATGATTGAACGCTGGATCGTCGACAAAGTGGACGTGATCTGCGTCGCCCCTAGTGCCCCCGATGTTGTCGCGAACGCCATGAAAGACGCCCGCGCCGCCGGCATTCATGTCATTACCTGGGATGCAGATGGCGCTGTCGACTCACGCCAGCTTTTCATAAACCAGGCTACGCCCGCTTCCATCGGCAAGGGCATGGTCGCCGTCATGGTCGACAATGTCGGAGGCCCCGACGTCACAGGGGATGTCGTCATCGTCAGCTCCGATCCCACGTCGGCCAATCAGAACGCCTGGATCGATGTCATGAAGCCAGCCCTGGAAGCCACCAAACTGAAACTCGTCACCATCAAGTACCCTGGAGAGAATGCCAGCAATGCGCTCGCTGACGCGCAGGATGTCATCAAGAAGTATCCCAACCTGAAGGGTATCTTTGGAATCAGTTCTGTCTCATTCCCCGGCGCGGCGGAAGCCGTTGAACAGAGCGGCAAGGGCGGGCAGATCATGGTGACCGGCCTGTCAACACCCACGCCGATGAAACGATTTATCGATTCAGGAACGGTCAAGTCGATCGTGCTTTGGAACACGCTTGACCTGGGCTATCTCACCGTCCGCGTCGCCGAAGGACTGGCGACCGGGAAACTCAAACCAAGCGATTCCGAATGTGACGCCGGTAGCCTCGGCTCGAAACCGATCGTCGATGGCCACGTCTTACTCGGCGACATTCTCGTCTTCACCAAGGATAACATTGACCAATACAACTTCTAA
- a CDS encoding DNA-3-methyladenine glycosylase 2 family protein, producing MTATLPPNKVRNIDRTVLGMSDRDLYEAILTRDRRFDGRMFIGVSSTRIYCRPICTVRPPKFENCSFYRTAATAEAAGFRPCLRCRPELAPGSSAPVDAVSRLAALAVRRIEDGALSQLTLDELAAEFGVTARHLRRAVQLEAGLSPIELAQTQRLLAAKQLLTDTKMSVTDAAFAAGFESVRRFNTAFKERYRLTPTSLRRSITSHKATVIDAYGFALAIRPPFDWDRLLDFWQARATPGVEHVAEGWYRRTVVIGGRAGWAAIGPGRKPHTVQVFISTELGPVLTLVLSRLKAMLDVRADPVGVAERLAEDPMLARQLKQSPGPRVPGAFEGFECGIRAILGQQISVRAATTLAGRLARRYGQTFVTPYDSLTAAFPSPAALATADIAELKALGLTTRRAETIQCFATAVDDGAVRLDPGADPERVRSALMPLPGIGDWTIEYILMRAVGWPDAFPASDLGLIKASGLSPTELRLRSERWRPWRSYAAMLLWQSLENFGETQRTSP from the coding sequence ATGACCGCGACGTTGCCGCCGAACAAGGTGAGAAACATCGACAGGACCGTTCTGGGCATGAGCGATCGGGACCTTTACGAGGCAATCCTGACGCGCGACAGGCGATTCGATGGCCGAATGTTTATCGGCGTCAGTTCCACGCGTATCTATTGTCGCCCGATTTGTACAGTTCGGCCTCCGAAGTTTGAAAACTGTTCGTTCTACCGCACGGCTGCCACCGCCGAAGCCGCAGGATTTCGCCCGTGCCTGCGATGCCGTCCCGAGCTGGCCCCCGGTTCATCCGCACCGGTGGATGCCGTATCCCGACTCGCAGCACTTGCCGTCCGTCGGATCGAAGACGGCGCACTCTCACAACTCACCCTTGACGAACTGGCCGCCGAATTCGGCGTTACTGCGCGACATTTGCGAAGGGCCGTGCAACTGGAAGCCGGATTGTCCCCAATTGAGCTGGCGCAGACGCAGCGGTTGCTGGCTGCGAAGCAACTTCTTACCGATACCAAGATGTCCGTCACGGACGCCGCATTTGCCGCGGGCTTTGAAAGCGTGCGACGCTTCAACACGGCCTTCAAAGAACGTTACCGTCTGACGCCGACATCCCTTCGCCGGTCGATCACATCCCACAAAGCGACCGTGATCGATGCCTATGGCTTTGCCCTCGCAATCCGACCACCCTTCGATTGGGATCGATTGCTGGATTTCTGGCAGGCCCGCGCAACACCAGGTGTCGAACATGTCGCGGAGGGTTGGTACCGGCGAACGGTCGTCATTGGCGGAAGGGCAGGGTGGGCCGCGATCGGTCCCGGACGAAAACCGCACACCGTGCAAGTCTTCATTTCCACCGAACTCGGCCCCGTTCTAACGCTGGTCCTCTCTCGACTCAAGGCGATGCTCGATGTCCGCGCGGACCCTGTCGGCGTCGCCGAACGTCTTGCAGAAGATCCGATGCTGGCACGGCAACTCAAACAGTCGCCAGGTCCGCGAGTTCCTGGTGCCTTCGAGGGTTTCGAGTGTGGCATTCGTGCCATCCTGGGCCAGCAGATCAGTGTTCGCGCGGCGACAACGCTCGCAGGTCGACTGGCCAGACGTTACGGGCAAACATTCGTCACTCCGTACGACTCGCTAACGGCGGCATTCCCTTCGCCAGCGGCACTTGCCACGGCGGACATTGCGGAACTGAAAGCGTTGGGCCTGACAACTCGCCGCGCCGAAACCATCCAATGTTTTGCCACGGCCGTCGATGATGGCGCTGTGCGGCTCGATCCTGGAGCCGACCCCGAACGAGTCCGATCGGCGTTAATGCCACTTCCGGGTATCGGAGACTGGACGATCGAGTACATCTTGATGCGTGCCGTGGGCTGGCCCGACGCCTTTCCTGCCAGCGATCTGGGACTGATCAAGGCCTCTGGCTTGTCGCCAACCGAACTGCGTCTCCGTTCTGAACGCTGGAGACCATGGCGTTCCTACGCCGCAATGCTGCTCTGGCAATCACTCGAAAATTTTGGCGAAACTCAACGCACCAGCCCATAG